A stretch of the Streptomyces sp. WMMB303 genome encodes the following:
- a CDS encoding PspA/IM30 family protein has protein sequence MSGVMKRMGMIFRAKANKALDRAEDPRETLDYSYQKQLELLQKVRRGVADVATSRKRLELQMTQLQGQSSKLEEQGKKALALGREDLAREALSRRSALQQQVTDLEGQHQTLQGEEEKLTLAAQRLQAKVDAFRTKKETIKATYTAAQAQTRIGEAFSGISEEMGDVGMAIQRAEDKTAQLQARSGAIDELLASGALDDPSGMARDDITAELDRLSGGSDVELELQRMKAELAGGSGGDRQAIEGGQGQEGQADGQQQDAPRFNKE, from the coding sequence ATGAGCGGTGTCATGAAGCGTATGGGGATGATCTTCCGCGCGAAGGCCAACAAGGCCCTGGACCGGGCCGAGGACCCGCGTGAGACGCTCGACTACTCGTACCAGAAGCAGCTCGAGCTGCTGCAGAAGGTGCGCCGCGGCGTCGCGGACGTCGCGACCTCCAGGAAGCGCCTGGAGCTGCAGATGACGCAGTTGCAGGGGCAGTCCTCCAAGCTGGAGGAGCAGGGCAAGAAGGCGCTCGCGCTGGGCCGCGAGGACCTGGCCCGGGAGGCGCTCTCGCGCAGGTCCGCCCTCCAGCAGCAGGTCACCGATCTGGAGGGGCAGCACCAGACGCTGCAGGGCGAGGAGGAGAAGCTCACCCTGGCGGCGCAGCGGCTGCAGGCCAAGGTGGACGCCTTCCGCACCAAGAAGGAGACCATCAAGGCCACCTACACCGCCGCCCAGGCGCAGACCCGGATCGGTGAGGCGTTCTCCGGCATCTCCGAGGAGATGGGCGACGTCGGCATGGCCATCCAGCGGGCCGAGGACAAGACGGCTCAGCTCCAGGCCCGCTCCGGCGCCATCGACGAGCTGCTGGCCTCCGGGGCGCTGGATGACCCCTCCGGCATGGCCAGGGACGACATCACCGCCGAACTCGACCGCCTCTCCGGCGGCAGCGACGTGGAACTGGAGCTGCAGCGGATGAAGGCGGAGCTGGCCGGCGGCAGCGGCGGCGACCGGCAGGCCATCGAGGGGGGCCAGGGCCAGGAGGGCCAGGCCGACGGCCAACAGCAGGACGCACCCAGGTTCAACAAGGAGTGA
- a CDS encoding methyltransferase domain-containing protein, translating to MIRQELVARQLEERIAAHFEVGRRLRVLDAGLGDGAQALRLARAGHQVTGLESDPARLAALDAALAEEPEGIRARFRTRAGGGQDTGAHFLPGTFDLVLGHDVLGRSRDPDSTLAGLARVLDTGGLLSLVLPNVAARAMRPALAGDWTGARAALEAEPGERDRFLRLEALTSFLARIGVPMDRWYGVGVLAPGDPAAPAEALEAEERACRMDPYRGVAESLHLFGVRG from the coding sequence CTGATCAGGCAGGAGCTGGTCGCCCGGCAGCTCGAGGAGCGGATCGCCGCGCACTTCGAGGTGGGGCGCCGGCTCCGAGTACTGGACGCCGGGCTGGGCGACGGCGCGCAGGCGCTGCGGCTGGCGCGGGCCGGTCACCAGGTCACCGGCCTGGAGTCCGATCCGGCGCGGCTCGCGGCACTGGACGCGGCGCTCGCGGAGGAGCCCGAGGGCATACGCGCCCGCTTCCGCACCCGGGCCGGCGGCGGCCAGGACACCGGGGCGCACTTCCTGCCCGGCACCTTCGACCTGGTGCTCGGCCACGACGTCCTGGGCCGGTCCCGGGACCCGGACAGCACGCTGGCCGGGCTGGCCCGGGTGCTCGACACCGGCGGGCTGCTCTCGCTCGTCCTGCCCAACGTGGCGGCCCGGGCGATGCGGCCGGCCCTGGCCGGGGACTGGACGGGCGCCCGTGCGGCGCTGGAGGCCGAGCCCGGCGAGCGCGACCGGTTTCTCCGGCTGGAGGCCCTGACCTCGTTCCTCGCCCGGATCGGAGTGCCCATGGACCGCTGGTACGGCGTGGGAGTGCTCGCGCCGGGCGACCCGGCCGCGCCCGCCGAGGCCCTGGAGGCAGAAGAGCGCGCCTGCCGCATGGACCCCTACCGAGGCGTGGCCGAGTCGCTGCACCTGTTCGGGGTGCGGGGCTGA
- a CDS encoding bifunctional adenosylcobinamide kinase/adenosylcobinamide-phosphate guanylyltransferase, whose protein sequence is MELTLLGTGGPAGLPLPDCPCARCAAATGSEARAATAVLVDSTLLLDLTPGPAFAAARAGRSLSGVRQVLLTHPHDGPAPEVPAGLPAPVRLPDRQELALISGHRVRALALDSPGTGYLVTGPDGERLLHLPPGAAPAGVGGGAGHGGLCDTVLMDVAGRPDALAGLREAGLVGAGTDVVAVHLGHAVPPGAELHRRLAAAGARAVPDGTTLTAGAYHGGADGPEVPRRTLVLGGARSGKSVEAERRLAAFPGVVYVATSGTRDGDPEWAARVAEHRERRPASWRTEETCDLVPLLEREGPPLLIDCLALWLTHTMDEVEAWDDTRWARGGAAELSARVHTLLEAVRRTPRLLVAVSNEVGSGVVPATPAGRRFRDELGRLNARFGEECEHVLLTVAGVALPLR, encoded by the coding sequence GTGGAACTCACTCTGCTCGGCACCGGCGGTCCCGCCGGCCTCCCGCTGCCCGACTGCCCCTGCGCCCGCTGCGCCGCCGCCACCGGCAGCGAGGCACGGGCGGCGACGGCGGTACTGGTGGACAGCACCCTGCTGCTCGATCTGACCCCGGGACCGGCGTTCGCCGCGGCGCGGGCCGGGCGGTCGCTCAGCGGGGTGCGACAGGTGCTGCTGACCCATCCGCACGACGGCCCGGCCCCGGAGGTGCCCGCCGGGCTGCCGGCCCCCGTCCGGCTGCCGGACCGCCAGGAGCTGGCGCTGATCAGCGGGCACCGGGTGCGGGCCCTGGCGCTGGACTCGCCCGGCACCGGCTATCTGGTCACCGGCCCCGACGGGGAGCGGCTGCTCCACCTGCCGCCGGGCGCCGCCCCCGCGGGGGTGGGAGGCGGCGCCGGGCACGGCGGTCTCTGCGACACGGTGCTGATGGACGTCGCCGGGCGGCCCGACGCGCTGGCCGGGCTGCGGGAGGCGGGCCTGGTCGGCGCGGGCACCGATGTCGTCGCCGTCCACCTGGGGCACGCGGTGCCGCCGGGCGCGGAGCTGCACCGGCGGCTGGCCGCCGCCGGAGCCCGGGCCGTGCCGGACGGTACGACGCTCACCGCCGGCGCGTACCACGGCGGAGCGGACGGCCCGGAGGTCCCGCGCCGGACACTCGTGCTGGGCGGAGCCAGGTCGGGCAAGTCCGTGGAGGCCGAGCGGCGGCTGGCGGCGTTCCCCGGGGTGGTGTACGTGGCGACGAGCGGTACCCGCGACGGCGACCCCGAGTGGGCGGCGCGGGTGGCCGAGCACCGCGAGCGGCGCCCCGCCTCGTGGCGCACCGAGGAGACCTGCGACCTGGTACCGCTGTTGGAGCGGGAAGGGCCGCCGCTGCTGATCGACTGCCTGGCGCTGTGGCTGACCCACACCATGGACGAGGTGGAGGCGTGGGACGACACCCGCTGGGCGCGGGGCGGTGCCGCCGAACTGTCCGCGCGGGTGCACACGCTGCTGGAAGCCGTACGCCGCACCCCGCGGCTGCTGGTGGCGGTCAGCAACGAGGTGGGGTCCGGGGTGGTGCCGGCGACCCCGGCCGGCCGCCGGTTCCGCGACGAACTGGGCAGGCTGAACGCGCGGTTCGGCGAGGAGTGCGAGCACGTGCTGCTGACGGTCGCCGGAGTGGCGCTGCCGCTGCGGTGA
- a CDS encoding DUF3043 domain-containing protein: protein MFRSRSKAGQAGSSQVMAAEPHQPRDPQAPKGRPTPKRSEARGPRRPMASGPQSRKDAAKRQREARRAALAKQREALASGDERHLPARDKGPVRRLARDFVDSRFSVAEFFLPMAVIILVLSMLPSLQVKNISLLLWLVVIVLIVIDSIGTTVRLKKRIQERYPDENRRGAIAYALMRTLQMRRMRLPKPQVARGEKP from the coding sequence GTGTTCCGTAGCCGTTCGAAAGCAGGGCAAGCCGGCTCATCCCAGGTGATGGCGGCCGAGCCCCACCAGCCCCGCGACCCGCAAGCCCCCAAGGGTCGCCCCACTCCCAAGCGCAGCGAGGCGCGCGGTCCGCGCCGCCCGATGGCCTCCGGGCCGCAGAGCCGCAAGGACGCGGCCAAGCGGCAGCGCGAGGCTCGCCGGGCCGCGCTGGCCAAGCAGCGCGAGGCGCTGGCCAGCGGGGACGAGCGCCACCTGCCCGCACGCGACAAGGGCCCGGTGCGGCGCCTGGCGCGCGATTTCGTGGACTCCCGGTTCAGCGTGGCGGAGTTCTTCCTGCCGATGGCCGTGATCATCCTCGTCCTGAGCATGCTGCCCTCGCTGCAGGTCAAGAACATCTCGCTGCTGCTGTGGCTCGTGGTGATCGTGCTGATCGTCATCGACTCCATCGGCACCACGGTGCGGCTCAAGAAGCGGATCCAGGAGCGCTATCCCGACGAGAACCGCCGGGGCGCCATCGCCTACGCGCTGATGCGGACCCTGCAGATGCGCCGCATGCGCCTGCCCAAGCCGCAGGTCGCCCGCGGCGAGAAGCCCTGA
- a CDS encoding adenosylcobinamide-GDP ribazoletransferase — translation MDASSPAGTPAGTARASAAEGLRFAFGTLTVLPVRVARWDRPAARAGMVCAPAVGLVVGGLAAAAGAALLLGGASALLAGIASTAVPAVLTRGLHLDGLADVADGLGSGKPAEAALRVMKQSDIGPFGVVTLVFVLLAQVAALAELYARGWAAGAAGAVAAAVAARGALTLAARRGVPAARPEGLGAAVAQSVPRAAALIAAGCCAVLSAGYAWPAGRTAAAAAAAGTVLGLCAAELLLRHCVRRFGGVTGDVFGGVAEAAASCTLMVAVLL, via the coding sequence ATGGACGCCTCCTCCCCCGCCGGTACTCCCGCCGGCACCGCTCGGGCCTCCGCGGCCGAGGGACTGCGGTTCGCCTTCGGCACGTTGACCGTGCTGCCGGTGCGGGTCGCCCGCTGGGACCGGCCGGCCGCCCGCGCGGGCATGGTGTGCGCCCCCGCGGTCGGGCTGGTGGTGGGGGGCCTCGCCGCCGCGGCGGGGGCCGCACTGCTGCTGGGCGGCGCCTCCGCACTGCTGGCCGGGATCGCGAGCACGGCGGTGCCGGCCGTGCTGACCCGGGGACTGCACCTGGACGGGCTGGCCGATGTCGCCGACGGACTGGGCAGCGGGAAGCCCGCCGAGGCGGCACTGCGGGTGATGAAGCAGTCCGACATCGGACCCTTCGGCGTGGTCACCCTGGTGTTCGTGCTGCTCGCGCAGGTGGCCGCGCTCGCCGAGCTGTACGCCCGGGGGTGGGCCGCCGGTGCGGCCGGTGCGGTGGCCGCCGCCGTCGCCGCCCGCGGCGCGCTGACCCTCGCCGCCCGCCGGGGCGTACCCGCCGCACGGCCCGAGGGGCTGGGGGCCGCCGTCGCGCAGTCCGTGCCGCGGGCGGCGGCGCTGATCGCGGCGGGCTGCTGCGCCGTGCTGTCGGCCGGGTACGCCTGGCCGGCGGGCCGCACCGCCGCCGCGGCGGCAGCGGCCGGTACGGTCCTTGGGCTGTGCGCCGCCGAGCTGCTGCTGCGGCACTGCGTACGGCGGTTCGGGGGCGTGACGGGGGACGTCTTCGGCGGGGTGGCCGAGGCGGCGGCGAGCTGCACGCTGATGGTGGCGGTCCTGCTGTGA
- a CDS encoding nicotinate-nucleotide--dimethylbenzimidazole phosphoribosyltransferase: protein MSERSLDLDDFSDLIERPHGGLRREAEERRALTGLPPRALGRLEDVAEWLGSAQARVPVRPVVRPRLVVFAGDHGIAELGVSTRQPGTAAELVRELLDGASPAGILARQFEVPVRVVDMALDCDPGTLPAEVTRHRVRRSSGRLDTEDALTPEEAEEAFRAGMSLADEEADAGTDLVVLGDLSVGGTTAAGTLIAALCGTDASVVTGRGGGGIDDLTWMRKCAAVRDGLRRARPVLGDQLQLLAAVGGADLTAMTGFLLQSAVRHTPVVLDGVVSAACALVGQRVAFRAPDWWLAGQAGSEPAQAKALDRLAADPLLEQGVELGGGTGALLALPLVRAAAALAAELPVRESPVADPEKPDADPDAERTGGAEALDAT, encoded by the coding sequence ATGAGCGAGCGCAGCCTGGATCTGGACGACTTCTCCGACCTCATCGAACGGCCGCACGGCGGCCTGCGCCGGGAGGCCGAGGAACGGCGGGCGCTGACCGGGCTGCCCCCGCGGGCCCTGGGGCGGCTGGAGGACGTGGCCGAATGGCTCGGCTCCGCGCAGGCCCGGGTACCGGTGCGGCCGGTCGTCCGACCGCGCCTGGTGGTCTTCGCCGGGGACCACGGCATCGCCGAACTCGGCGTCTCCACCCGGCAGCCGGGCACCGCCGCCGAGCTGGTCCGCGAACTGCTGGACGGCGCCTCCCCCGCGGGCATCCTCGCGCGGCAGTTCGAGGTGCCGGTGCGGGTGGTCGACATGGCGCTCGACTGCGACCCCGGGACGCTGCCCGCCGAGGTGACCCGGCACCGGGTGCGCCGCTCGTCGGGACGCCTGGACACCGAGGACGCGCTGACCCCCGAAGAGGCCGAGGAGGCGTTCCGCGCGGGGATGTCGCTCGCGGACGAGGAAGCCGACGCCGGGACCGACCTGGTGGTGCTCGGCGACCTGAGCGTCGGCGGCACCACTGCGGCCGGAACACTGATCGCCGCGCTGTGCGGCACCGACGCGTCGGTGGTCACCGGACGCGGCGGGGGCGGTATCGACGATCTGACCTGGATGCGCAAGTGCGCCGCCGTGCGGGACGGGCTGCGCCGGGCCCGGCCGGTGCTGGGCGACCAGCTCCAGCTGCTGGCGGCGGTCGGCGGCGCCGACCTGACGGCGATGACGGGCTTCCTGCTGCAGTCCGCGGTACGGCACACCCCGGTGGTGCTCGACGGTGTCGTCTCCGCGGCGTGTGCGCTGGTCGGCCAGCGGGTGGCGTTCCGGGCCCCGGACTGGTGGCTGGCGGGCCAGGCGGGCAGCGAACCGGCACAGGCCAAGGCCCTGGACCGGCTGGCCGCCGACCCGCTGCTGGAGCAGGGCGTCGAGCTGGGCGGCGGCACCGGTGCGCTGCTGGCGCTGCCACTGGTGCGGGCGGCGGCGGCACTGGCCGCCGAACTCCCCGTGCGGGAGAGCCCGGTGGCGGACCCGGAGAAGCCGGACGCGGACCCGGACGCGGAGCGGACCGGCGGGGCGGAGGCCCTGGACGCCACCTGA